Proteins encoded by one window of Prevotella nigrescens:
- the ppdK gene encoding pyruvate, phosphate dikinase, producing MTEKRVYTFGNGKAEGKADMRNLLGGKGANLAEMNLIGVPVPPGFTITTDVCNEYFEKGKEAVVKTLTSEVTKSVKHIEDLMNSKFGDPSNPLLVSVRSGARASMPGMMDTILNLGLNDEVVEGLAKKTGNERFAYDSYRRFVQMYGDVVLGMKPENKEDIDPFEAIIQKVKAKRNIKLDNEMNVDDLKELVAEFKKAIKNQTGKDFPSNPMEQLWGAICAVFTSWMNERAILYRKMEGIPQEWGTAVTVQAMVFGNMGDTSATGVCFSRDAGNGENAFNGEYLVNAQGEDVVAGIRTPQQITLKGSRKWAEQQGVDEDIRRTKFPSMEEAMPEIYAQLNAIQDKLEKHYHDMQDMEFTVQDGKLWFLQTRNGKRTGTAMVKIAMDLLKEGEIDEKTAILRCEPNKLDELLHPVFDKEALAQAKVLTRGLPASPGAATGQIVFFADDAAKWHADGHRVIMVRIETSPEDLAGMSAAEGILTTRGGMTSHAAVVARGMGKCCVSGAGGIIVDYKKRTVKIDGTVLHEGDYLSLNGTTGEVYYGEVKTKAAEVTGDFAQLMELCNKYTKLRVRTNADTPRDAEVARTFGAVGIGLCRTEHMFFEDLKIKAMREMILADSVEGREKALEKLLPYQKQDFYGILKCMDGMPVNIRLLDPPLHEFVPHDEEGQEAMAKEMGVSVQFIRNRVNSLSEHNPMLGLRGCRLGNTFPEITAMQTRAILGAAVQLKKEGFNPMPEIMVPLVGIVNELDNQEIIIRKTANKIFKAEGVEIPFKLGTMIEIPRAALTADLIANKAEYFSFGTNDLTQMTFGYSRDDIASFLPSYLEKKILDVDPFQVLDQEGVGQLIKIAVEKGRKTRKNLKCGICGEHGGEPTSVKFCHRVGLNYVSCSPFRVPIARLAAAQAAVEYK from the coding sequence ATGACAGAGAAAAGAGTTTATACCTTCGGCAACGGAAAAGCTGAGGGCAAAGCTGACATGAGGAACTTGTTAGGTGGCAAGGGTGCCAATCTCGCAGAAATGAATTTAATCGGTGTTCCTGTTCCTCCAGGATTTACAATTACTACCGATGTTTGTAATGAATATTTTGAAAAAGGTAAAGAAGCAGTTGTCAAAACCTTAACTTCAGAGGTAACAAAGAGCGTTAAGCACATTGAGGATTTAATGAATTCAAAATTTGGCGATCCATCAAATCCACTATTGGTAAGTGTGCGTTCAGGGGCACGTGCATCAATGCCAGGCATGATGGATACTATTTTGAATCTTGGTTTGAACGATGAAGTTGTAGAAGGTCTTGCAAAGAAAACTGGCAACGAACGTTTTGCCTACGATAGTTATCGTCGCTTTGTACAGATGTATGGAGATGTGGTTTTAGGAATGAAGCCCGAAAACAAGGAAGATATTGATCCTTTCGAGGCTATTATTCAGAAAGTAAAGGCGAAACGCAATATTAAGTTGGACAACGAAATGAATGTTGACGACCTGAAGGAACTCGTTGCTGAATTCAAGAAAGCCATCAAAAACCAGACAGGAAAGGATTTCCCCTCTAATCCGATGGAACAACTTTGGGGGGCTATTTGTGCCGTGTTTACATCATGGATGAACGAACGTGCTATACTTTATCGTAAGATGGAGGGCATTCCACAAGAATGGGGTACAGCCGTTACCGTTCAGGCAATGGTATTCGGCAACATGGGCGATACTTCTGCGACGGGAGTATGTTTCTCTCGCGATGCTGGTAATGGAGAAAATGCTTTCAACGGCGAATATTTGGTAAATGCACAAGGTGAAGATGTAGTTGCAGGAATACGTACACCACAGCAAATTACATTAAAAGGTTCACGGAAATGGGCAGAGCAACAAGGAGTCGATGAGGATATCCGTCGTACAAAGTTCCCTTCAATGGAAGAAGCTATGCCTGAGATTTATGCCCAGCTTAATGCCATTCAAGACAAATTGGAGAAACATTACCACGATATGCAGGATATGGAGTTCACCGTACAAGATGGTAAACTTTGGTTCTTGCAGACTCGTAACGGCAAGCGCACGGGTACGGCAATGGTCAAGATTGCAATGGACTTGCTCAAAGAAGGCGAAATCGACGAAAAAACAGCTATTCTGCGCTGCGAACCAAACAAACTCGACGAACTCCTTCACCCTGTATTCGATAAAGAAGCATTAGCACAAGCTAAAGTTCTTACACGCGGACTACCTGCATCGCCTGGTGCTGCAACAGGACAAATAGTATTCTTTGCCGACGATGCTGCAAAATGGCACGCAGACGGACACAGAGTTATTATGGTCCGTATAGAAACTTCCCCTGAAGATTTGGCTGGAATGTCGGCTGCCGAGGGTATTCTTACTACTCGTGGCGGTATGACTTCTCACGCTGCAGTTGTTGCCCGTGGTATGGGGAAATGCTGCGTCAGTGGAGCTGGTGGCATTATTGTAGATTACAAGAAACGTACTGTCAAGATTGACGGAACAGTATTGCACGAAGGCGACTATCTCTCTTTGAACGGTACTACAGGCGAAGTGTATTATGGTGAGGTGAAAACAAAAGCAGCTGAAGTTACGGGCGACTTTGCCCAACTTATGGAACTTTGCAACAAATATACTAAATTGCGTGTCCGTACAAATGCAGACACACCACGCGATGCTGAAGTTGCTCGTACATTTGGTGCTGTCGGAATTGGTCTTTGCCGTACAGAACACATGTTCTTCGAGGACTTGAAGATTAAGGCTATGCGAGAAATGATTCTTGCTGATTCTGTAGAAGGTAGGGAAAAAGCGCTCGAGAAATTATTGCCATACCAAAAACAAGACTTCTATGGTATCTTGAAATGTATGGACGGCATGCCAGTAAACATTCGCTTGCTCGACCCTCCATTGCACGAATTTGTGCCACACGATGAGGAAGGACAGGAAGCTATGGCAAAAGAAATGGGCGTTAGTGTCCAGTTTATCCGCAATCGTGTGAACTCTTTGTCGGAACACAACCCTATGCTGGGGCTTCGTGGCTGTCGTCTTGGCAATACTTTCCCTGAAATTACAGCGATGCAGACACGTGCTATCCTTGGTGCAGCAGTTCAGTTAAAGAAAGAAGGATTCAATCCGATGCCTGAAATCATGGTGCCACTCGTAGGTATCGTAAACGAGCTCGACAATCAGGAGATTATCATTCGCAAGACTGCTAATAAGATTTTCAAGGCAGAAGGCGTTGAAATCCCGTTCAAGTTGGGTACGATGATTGAGATTCCACGTGCAGCACTCACAGCCGACTTAATTGCTAACAAGGCTGAATATTTCAGTTTCGGTACGAACGACTTGACCCAGATGACTTTCGGTTACAGCCGCGACGACATTGCAAGTTTCTTGCCAAGTTATCTCGAAAAGAAGATTTTGGACGTAGACCCATTCCAAGTTCTCGACCAAGAAGGCGTCGGACAACTCATTAAAATAGCTGTAGAGAAAGGACGCAAAACCCGTAAGAACCTTAAATGCGGTATTTGTGGTGAGCATGGAGGCGAACCAACCTCTGTCAAGTTCTGCCACCGTGTAGGCTTAAATTACGTAAGCTGTTCTCCGTTCCGTGTACCAATTGCAAGATTGGCGGCGGCGCAAGCAGCAGTGGAATATAAATAA
- a CDS encoding phage holin family protein, with the protein MFSNDNNVETLARLIERLKRYIGLQTEYVKLSVIEKVVHLFTAIAILTAIVGLLSLTVIYFSFAVAYALQPLVGSLACAFLIVGGIHLLLLFLIISFRHQLIQRPLVKFLAHLLMSK; encoded by the coding sequence ATGTTCTCGAACGATAATAATGTAGAAACGCTTGCACGGCTCATAGAGCGACTGAAACGTTACATAGGGCTTCAAACAGAATATGTAAAGCTTAGTGTAATAGAAAAGGTGGTGCACTTATTCACAGCTATTGCTATTTTAACAGCGATAGTCGGTTTGCTGTCCTTGACTGTAATCTACTTCTCGTTCGCTGTTGCTTATGCGTTGCAACCATTAGTAGGCTCGTTAGCTTGCGCCTTCCTCATAGTTGGAGGAATCCATCTGTTACTGCTCTTTCTGATTATTTCATTCCGCCATCAGCTTATTCAGCGACCGCTCGTTAAGTTTTTGGCACATCTGTTAATGTCAAAGTAA
- a CDS encoding YtxH domain-containing protein codes for MKTLGYISAFIGGAIAGAALGILMAPEKGSDTRSKISDAVDDFCHKHDIKLSRKEAEEFVDDIKDAASDAL; via the coding sequence ATGAAAACTTTAGGTTATATCAGCGCATTTATTGGAGGTGCGATTGCTGGTGCTGCATTAGGTATTTTAATGGCACCAGAGAAAGGTTCTGATACACGTTCCAAAATTTCTGATGCAGTCGACGATTTCTGCCATAAACACGATATTAAACTTAGCCGGAAAGAAGCTGAAGAGTTTGTAGATGACATTAAAGACGCTGCATCTGACGCACTCTAA
- a CDS encoding SPOR domain-containing protein — protein sequence MKKLMIFGAAICVAMAFTGCKSSESAYKKAYEKAKAQERTGYTTEETATGSSDVPVVAPVETQPVTETRVEDNYDNEPVRREDVSVVEGAGLKNYSVVVGSFGVKANAYNFQERLKNTGYDAQVAFNSGNSMYRVVAATFDNKASAVQSRNQLRNQYPDAWLLSK from the coding sequence ATGAAGAAATTGATGATTTTTGGTGCAGCTATTTGTGTTGCGATGGCTTTTACTGGCTGTAAGTCAAGTGAGAGCGCATATAAGAAAGCTTACGAAAAAGCAAAAGCACAAGAGCGCACTGGTTATACAACAGAAGAAACTGCTACTGGATCATCAGATGTTCCAGTGGTTGCTCCTGTTGAAACACAACCAGTAACAGAAACGCGAGTTGAAGATAACTACGACAATGAACCTGTCCGGCGTGAAGATGTGTCGGTTGTGGAAGGCGCAGGATTAAAAAACTATAGTGTAGTAGTTGGTTCGTTCGGCGTAAAGGCTAATGCTTACAATTTCCAAGAACGTTTAAAGAATACGGGGTACGATGCACAGGTCGCATTCAATAGCGGGAATAGCATGTATCGTGTCGTAGCCGCAACATTTGACAATAAAGCTTCGGCTGTTCAGAGCCGTAATCAGTTACGTAACCAATATCCAGATGCTTGGCTACTTTCTAAATAA
- the ruvX gene encoding Holliday junction resolvase RuvX, giving the protein MGRILSIDFGKKRTGIAVTDPLQIIANGLVTVATSELLDFLKTYVAQENVERIVIGRPLQLNGRPSENLARVGQFVSTWRKTMPTIPIEYYDERFTSVIAQQTIIAGGIKKKTRREDKGLVDEVSATIILQDYMRSKDI; this is encoded by the coding sequence ATGGGTAGAATTCTATCTATTGATTTTGGAAAGAAAAGAACAGGAATAGCAGTTACCGACCCTTTGCAGATAATTGCAAATGGTTTGGTAACGGTTGCTACTTCTGAGTTACTTGATTTTCTTAAAACTTACGTGGCACAAGAAAACGTAGAGCGTATAGTCATAGGTCGTCCATTGCAATTGAATGGGCGACCAAGTGAAAATTTAGCACGAGTAGGACAGTTTGTTAGTACTTGGCGAAAAACAATGCCAACTATTCCAATTGAGTATTATGATGAACGTTTTACATCTGTAATTGCACAGCAGACAATCATTGCTGGCGGAATTAAGAAAAAGACACGGAGAGAGGATAAAGGACTTGTAGATGAGGTTTCTGCAACCATCATTTTGCAAGATTATATGCGTTCAAAAGATATTTGA
- the def gene encoding peptide deformylase: MILPIYTLGQPVLRKVAEDIPLDYPGLQQLIADMFETCAASDGIGLAAPQIGKAIRVVVIDLDVLSEHFPEYKGFRHAFINGHILELDDTETETMEEGCLSLPGIHENVTRPTRIHVKYLDENLEEHDEWVSGYLARVIQHEFDHIEGKVFTDRISVFRKQMIAKKMKALISGNFNCRYKVKPANRKK; the protein is encoded by the coding sequence ATGATATTACCAATATATACTTTAGGGCAGCCCGTACTTCGGAAAGTGGCAGAAGACATTCCTTTAGATTATCCTGGATTGCAACAGTTGATTGCTGATATGTTTGAAACTTGTGCTGCAAGTGATGGAATAGGTCTGGCAGCCCCACAAATAGGAAAGGCTATTCGCGTTGTGGTAATAGACTTAGATGTTCTATCCGAACATTTCCCGGAATATAAAGGTTTTCGCCATGCTTTCATAAACGGACATATATTGGAACTCGACGATACTGAGACAGAAACGATGGAAGAAGGTTGCTTGTCGTTGCCGGGAATACACGAGAATGTTACTCGTCCCACTCGCATTCACGTGAAATATTTAGATGAGAATTTAGAAGAACACGATGAATGGGTGAGTGGATATTTGGCACGAGTTATTCAGCATGAATTTGACCATATAGAAGGTAAGGTCTTTACTGATAGAATCTCCGTCTTCCGCAAGCAGATGATAGCAAAGAAAATGAAAGCATTGATATCGGGTAATTTTAATTGTCGTTATAAAGTGAAACCAGCAAACCGAAAGAAGTAA
- a CDS encoding tetratricopeptide repeat protein, with translation MFRSLVISIFILFASPSSAQYNIKRLMEEGRSSLNNGYYIISLDIFRRIVALKPNLYEAWYLMALSKYHLEDYKGAYEDCQKALELQPYIADIYDLYGLICIHEEKYDNAVDAYTKAIKINSDNQELWFNRAYCLYMKGSLREASLQLSSILKRWPDLSVAQTLLNDIKSGRKPIRKTSQDTESKYLKFSPSKSVPWLLRWKDKGLR, from the coding sequence ATGTTTCGGTCTCTCGTAATATCCATATTTATTCTGTTTGCATCACCTTCCTCTGCACAATATAATATTAAACGACTGATGGAAGAAGGAAGAAGTTCGCTTAACAATGGATATTATATAATTTCTTTAGATATATTTCGCCGAATAGTAGCGTTAAAGCCCAATCTTTACGAAGCATGGTATTTAATGGCATTGTCCAAATATCACCTTGAAGACTACAAAGGGGCTTACGAGGATTGCCAAAAGGCATTGGAATTGCAACCTTATATTGCCGACATTTACGATCTTTATGGGCTAATCTGCATACATGAAGAGAAATACGACAATGCTGTCGATGCGTACACCAAAGCGATAAAAATAAATAGCGATAATCAAGAACTTTGGTTTAATCGTGCCTACTGTCTATACATGAAAGGAAGTTTAAGAGAAGCTTCACTGCAACTATCTTCGATTCTTAAGCGATGGCCGGATTTATCTGTCGCGCAAACCTTATTGAACGATATAAAGTCAGGACGGAAACCAATCAGGAAAACCTCTCAAGACACAGAAAGTAAATACCTAAAGTTTAGTCCATCGAAAAGCGTACCTTGGTTATTACGCTGGAAAGACAAAGGTCTCCGGTAG
- a CDS encoding TonB-dependent receptor, whose translation MNRFLFTILCATLLPASMMAEKKTEINDTVRVYDIEEVYVYDQPKETYRLRQQPLNSTTFNRLQLNSLNTQDLRQLSAFVPSFTMPEYGSRYTSAMYMRGIGSRVNSPAVGMYVDGMPIQSKSAFNFHTYDIDRIDVLHGPQGTLYGMNTEGGLIRLYSKNPFEYQGTDLKLSLGNKFWRKAEIGHYAKLSDKTALAISAFYGGQNGFFTNKYNGEHADKFNEFGGKAQLLWNPSKRLNLSFIADYQHVDQNGFPYGQIVTKEQIANANITSPYYGLKAGTQEPSQNRPSSYKRNILNTGVGIKYNGEGFVFNSMTSWQYLRDNLKMDNDYLPQDYLHLKQQQLQNSLVEELSVKSKNDSRWQWAFGAYGAYQWLRTDAPVYMGTDMNKFLSKRITDYAYNGVLAAMTKRMAAEMIKRGIPEDKAMQAAAIAAKAAIAKAGGIRINMHMEPISERFHTPTFNLGVYHESNINLTHRLRATLGLRYDYSHVAVDYNTSARLRLDESVMGINIKPAITSTLARHEKNHFRQLLPKVGLTYKLNNGSNVYATWSKGYRAGGFNIQMFSDILQTELSSAAQGARGDVDVEHDDAYYNNIKKTIAYKPETSFNYEAGAHLNLSGGQMTLDLAAYYMQIRNQQLSVLANHYGFGRMMTNAGKSHSCGVEATLRGGALNDKLSYAVGYGFTSATFDEYNETTAAGVKVDYKDKRVPFVPQHTLSAITDYRIDVDPAALLDPAGKFHLRSVTVGLNMSAQGKTYWDELNTIAQNFHAVLGAHADADFGPMHVNLWIRNLTDTKYNTFAVQSKATGTKLTFGQLGNPFQIGVDVSLHF comes from the coding sequence ATGAACAGATTTTTATTTACAATCTTATGTGCAACGCTTCTGCCAGCGTCGATGATGGCAGAGAAGAAGACAGAAATCAACGACACTGTACGGGTTTACGACATTGAGGAAGTTTATGTCTACGACCAACCTAAAGAAACCTACCGTCTGCGTCAGCAACCATTGAACAGTACTACGTTTAATCGTTTGCAACTGAACAGTCTCAATACCCAAGACCTCCGACAGCTCTCGGCTTTTGTTCCCTCGTTTACTATGCCCGAATATGGCTCGCGTTATACCTCGGCTATGTATATGCGCGGAATAGGTTCGCGTGTAAACTCGCCTGCTGTAGGAATGTATGTAGACGGAATGCCGATACAGAGCAAGAGTGCCTTCAATTTCCACACGTACGACATAGACCGTATAGACGTGCTTCACGGACCACAAGGAACACTCTATGGAATGAACACCGAGGGCGGACTGATACGTCTTTACAGTAAGAATCCGTTTGAATATCAAGGTACCGACCTTAAGCTCTCGCTCGGCAATAAGTTCTGGCGTAAGGCAGAGATAGGACATTATGCCAAGTTGAGCGACAAGACTGCCTTGGCTATCTCGGCTTTCTACGGTGGACAGAATGGTTTCTTCACGAACAAATACAACGGAGAACACGCCGACAAGTTTAACGAGTTTGGCGGAAAGGCACAGCTGCTGTGGAACCCAAGTAAGCGTTTGAACCTTAGTTTCATTGCCGACTATCAGCATGTAGACCAGAATGGCTTTCCCTACGGACAGATAGTAACGAAAGAGCAGATTGCAAATGCCAACATAACATCGCCCTATTATGGCTTGAAGGCAGGAACGCAAGAGCCCAGCCAGAACCGCCCCAGTTCTTACAAGCGCAACATACTGAATACAGGAGTTGGCATAAAGTATAACGGAGAGGGTTTCGTGTTCAACTCCATGACGTCCTGGCAGTATCTTCGCGACAATCTGAAGATGGACAACGACTATCTTCCCCAAGACTATCTGCACTTGAAGCAGCAACAGTTGCAAAACTCGCTTGTAGAAGAGCTGTCCGTCAAGAGCAAGAACGACAGTCGTTGGCAATGGGCATTCGGCGCTTATGGGGCTTATCAGTGGTTGCGAACCGATGCACCCGTCTATATGGGCACCGACATGAACAAGTTCCTCTCCAAGCGCATTACCGATTACGCTTACAATGGTGTGCTTGCTGCAATGACCAAGCGAATGGCTGCAGAGATGATTAAGCGCGGAATACCGGAAGACAAGGCCATGCAGGCAGCTGCCATTGCTGCCAAGGCTGCCATAGCCAAAGCAGGCGGTATAAGAATCAACATGCACATGGAACCCATTTCAGAACGGTTCCACACACCGACTTTCAACTTAGGCGTTTACCATGAAAGCAACATCAACCTTACCCATCGCCTGCGTGCTACGCTTGGTTTGAGATACGACTATTCGCACGTCGCAGTAGATTACAACACTTCCGCACGTCTTCGGTTAGACGAAAGTGTGATGGGCATAAACATAAAGCCGGCCATAACGTCTACCCTTGCCCGCCACGAAAAGAACCATTTCAGGCAGCTGTTGCCCAAGGTAGGGCTTACCTATAAGCTCAACAATGGCAGCAACGTGTATGCAACTTGGTCTAAGGGCTACCGTGCAGGAGGCTTCAACATTCAGATGTTCTCTGACATTCTGCAGACCGAACTCTCATCGGCTGCCCAAGGTGCAAGGGGCGACGTCGATGTAGAACACGACGACGCCTATTACAACAACATAAAGAAGACGATTGCATATAAACCAGAGACGAGCTTCAATTATGAAGCTGGCGCACACCTGAACTTATCGGGCGGACAGATGACGCTCGACCTCGCTGCCTACTATATGCAAATAAGAAACCAGCAGCTGTCCGTCTTGGCAAACCATTATGGGTTTGGGCGCATGATGACCAATGCAGGCAAGAGCCATTCGTGCGGTGTCGAGGCTACATTGCGTGGGGGCGCACTCAACGACAAGCTTTCTTATGCCGTAGGTTATGGTTTCACGAGTGCAACGTTCGACGAATATAACGAGACAACTGCTGCCGGCGTCAAGGTGGACTACAAAGACAAGCGTGTCCCGTTTGTACCACAACATACGCTTTCCGCTATCACCGACTACCGCATAGACGTAGACCCTGCTGCCCTGCTCGACCCTGCCGGCAAGTTCCATCTCCGTTCCGTAACCGTAGGACTGAACATGTCTGCACAAGGAAAGACCTATTGGGACGAACTCAACACGATTGCCCAGAACTTCCATGCTGTCTTAGGCGCACATGCCGATGCGGACTTCGGGCCAATGCACGTTAATCTTTGGATACGCAACCTTACCGACACCAAATACAACACCTTTGCCGTGCAGAGCAAGGCTACGGGCACGAAGCTCACGTTCGGCCAGCTGGGAAACCCTTTCCAGATAGGTGTCGATGTCTCTCTGCATTTCTAA